Genomic segment of Macellibacteroides fermentans:
CAGACTTTCAAAGATACAGCGCAGGTATTGGGAATGACTTTGGGGGATTGGCTGGCCGGTATCACGACAATAATCTGCAATCGCAAGTGTCATACTTCGCGGATTGGCAAACCGGGAATCGTCCGGGTTTACAAGTGAAATAAAGGAGGGGGCATCCGTAGCCATCTCCACAAGTTGTGGATAGGTATAGGTATGCCCCTGATGTTCCCACTCTTTTCGGCATTGCTCTACAAGCCACATACCGGTGATGTTTTTAAGGAAACGGGTGGTACCTTCGATACCTCCTTCGTTGGTAAAATTAAACAGGCAGGATTTATCATTTATTATCGGATGTTCCGTCTCAATCCCCATAAGCGACCAGGTACCGGAACTAAGATAGGCGAAGTTTGGATTAGAAGCCGGCACCGCTACAACAGCCGATGCCGTATCATGACCTGCAACAGCAATTACCGGCAGCTGTGGCAACCCGGCTTCCATAGCAAGTGCCGGAGTAAGACAACCCACCTTGGTGCCAGAGGATACGGGATTCGCAAACAAGGTTGGCGGAATTCCTACCGCCTCAAGCAATGAAGGTTCAAAACATCCGGTTACAGGATTAAGTATTTGAGAGGTAGAGGCAGCAGTATATTCGCATACCTCCACACCGGTAAGCAGGTAGGATATAAGGTCCGGCATGAATAAGATCCGCGCGGCACTTTTTAATGGAGCAAACTGTTCGCGTGATGCGGCATACAGTTGATAAAGACTGTTGAAATTTAGAACCTGAATACCTGTCAGCCGGTATACCTCATCCCGGGATATCTTTTTGAAAAATTCGTCGGGTACGCCATCGGTGTAGGGATCACGATATGCCCTTGGTAATCCCAACAAGGTTCCGTCTGGTGCAATATATCCAAAATCCACACCCCAGGTGTCCACACCCATCGATTCGAGCGGGAATTTTCTTTCGGCACAAAGGGTAAGGGCTTCCTTTATATATTGATAGAGAGCATAGATGTT
This window contains:
- a CDS encoding rhamnulokinase; this translates as MKKHTFLAIDLGATSGRSVLITLSHGKIEMQELTRFPNNMLELHGKYYWNIYALYQYIKEALTLCAERKFPLESMGVDTWGVDFGYIAPDGTLLGLPRAYRDPYTDGVPDEFFKKISRDEVYRLTGIQVLNFNSLYQLYAASREQFAPLKSAARILFMPDLISYLLTGVEVCEYTAASTSQILNPVTGCFEPSLLEAVGIPPTLFANPVSSGTKVGCLTPALAMEAGLPQLPVIAVAGHDTASAVVAVPASNPNFAYLSSGTWSLMGIETEHPIINDKSCLFNFTNEGGIEGTTRFLKNITGMWLVEQCRKEWEHQGHTYTYPQLVEMATDAPSFISLVNPDDSRFANPRSMTLAIADYCRDTGQPIPQSHSQYLRCIFESLALRYREVLDMLRELAPFPILQLHVIGGGSQNRLLNQFTANATGIPLIAGPAEATAMGNGLVQAKACGLVADRWEMRRMVAASVDLTDYTPCDTALWQDAYEKYQRVILK